One window from the genome of Blastopirellula retiformator encodes:
- a CDS encoding DUF416 family protein, which produces MLFFDQVELKRRLDCLSSRSRMAFALACAERLLPFYHAFSEVHANNRWSYLRSIANTSWDQLLNNVVIAKHEFLREYPSLAPNDDWPKSEFTLLDPLAENAVLALGLASECYFSEFGEPAVLAAEQAYEAVDYLAQNTECLDYRETGSEEAILKCDVVQDELKRQIDTLAMLEGTSERDVDYQSVIGLLREQAIGLEEKMKRAALSLVKAQ; this is translated from the coding sequence ATGTTATTTTTTGACCAAGTAGAACTGAAACGACGACTAGATTGCTTGTCAAGCCGTTCGCGAATGGCATTTGCTTTGGCTTGTGCTGAGCGGCTTTTGCCGTTTTATCACGCGTTTAGTGAAGTGCACGCTAACAATCGTTGGTCTTATCTGCGATCGATCGCAAATACTTCATGGGACCAACTTCTTAATAACGTGGTGATAGCGAAGCATGAGTTCTTGAGGGAGTATCCATCTCTAGCTCCAAATGATGACTGGCCAAAGTCCGAATTCACCTTGCTGGATCCACTTGCGGAGAATGCGGTACTGGCGCTGGGGTTGGCGTCTGAATGCTACTTTTCGGAATTTGGTGAGCCTGCTGTTTTGGCGGCGGAGCAGGCTTACGAGGCTGTAGACTATTTAGCTCAAAATACCGAATGTTTGGATTATCGGGAGACCGGTAGTGAGGAGGCGATTTTAAAATGTGATGTAGTGCAGGATGAACTCAAGCGACAAATCGATACTCTAGCGATGCTTGAAGGCACATCTGAAAGAGATGTAGATTATCAGAGTGTTATCGGCTTATTGCGAGAACAGGCCATTGGCTTGGAGGAGAAAATGAAAAGGGCTGCCCTGTCACTGGTCAAGGCCCAATAG
- a CDS encoding SLC13 family permease gives MSEQPVEGAGGLATFGRWAGLAIAIGLIVAPYFGGELRPGEPKLNYMAGITALMAVWWVTEALPMAATALVPLALMPLLGIESMADVSASYGSRFIYLFLGGFLIALAVEESGLHRRLALSIVYSVGDRPRRIVLGFMIATAALSMWISNTATTLLMLPIAASILTRVDAGKMSLERRVNLGAALMLGIAYAASIGGVATIVGTPPNIAFKGFYDSTFPNAEPVSFLSWMILALPFSLGFLAIGWGLMTYWIFPCGSDASIGGREVINEELEKLGSMSAAEWRVGAVFTITALLWILRQPVKGWGWGPLLDNKFVDDGTAAILMALCCFFLPSGKVDGSRLLNWKSTTRIPWGVLLLFGGGVALAGGLEETGLDRYLGDRLAAAMEGLPPLAMAALTANGMIWLTELTSNLASVEMLNPVLASTAEQLQVSPLLLLIPSTLAASCAFMMPVATPPNAIVYSSGRVTMRQMVKAGFVLNLVSLALIVLVISTIGPLVFSSLKM, from the coding sequence ATGAGTGAGCAACCTGTAGAGGGCGCCGGCGGACTCGCCACGTTCGGACGTTGGGCTGGGTTGGCGATTGCGATCGGGCTGATTGTGGCGCCTTATTTCGGCGGCGAACTGCGACCCGGCGAACCCAAGCTGAATTATATGGCCGGGATCACCGCGCTGATGGCCGTTTGGTGGGTGACCGAAGCGCTGCCAATGGCGGCGACGGCGCTCGTGCCGCTGGCGCTGATGCCGCTGCTTGGCATTGAGTCGATGGCGGACGTGTCGGCCAGCTACGGCAGTCGTTTCATCTACCTCTTCCTCGGCGGCTTTCTGATCGCCCTGGCGGTCGAGGAAAGCGGACTGCATCGCCGGTTGGCGCTGTCGATCGTCTACTCGGTGGGAGATCGGCCGCGGCGAATCGTGCTGGGCTTTATGATCGCGACTGCCGCGCTGTCGATGTGGATTTCCAATACGGCGACGACGCTGTTGATGTTGCCGATCGCGGCGAGCATCTTGACCCGCGTTGATGCGGGAAAGATGAGTCTCGAGCGACGCGTCAATCTAGGAGCGGCGCTGATGCTGGGCATCGCCTACGCGGCGAGTATCGGCGGCGTCGCGACGATTGTCGGAACGCCTCCGAACATCGCCTTCAAAGGTTTTTACGACAGTACCTTTCCTAATGCCGAGCCGGTCAGTTTTCTCAGCTGGATGATTCTGGCCTTGCCCTTCTCGTTGGGATTCTTGGCGATCGGCTGGGGATTGATGACCTATTGGATCTTTCCGTGCGGATCAGACGCTTCGATCGGCGGGCGCGAGGTGATTAACGAAGAACTAGAAAAGCTGGGATCGATGTCGGCGGCCGAGTGGCGCGTTGGCGCCGTTTTTACGATCACGGCGCTACTGTGGATCTTGCGCCAGCCGGTGAAAGGTTGGGGTTGGGGACCGCTGCTGGACAACAAGTTTGTCGACGACGGCACTGCGGCGATCTTGATGGCACTTTGTTGCTTTTTCCTGCCAAGCGGCAAAGTGGACGGTAGCCGACTGCTGAACTGGAAATCGACGACCCGCATTCCGTGGGGCGTTTTGCTGCTGTTTGGCGGCGGCGTGGCGCTCGCCGGCGGTTTGGAAGAGACGGGGCTGGATCGCTACTTGGGGGATCGGCTCGCCGCGGCGATGGAGGGGCTGCCTCCGTTGGCGATGGCGGCGCTGACCGCCAATGGGATGATTTGGCTGACCGAGCTGACCTCGAACCTGGCGAGCGTCGAAATGCTCAATCCGGTGTTGGCCAGCACGGCGGAGCAACTGCAGGTCAGCCCTTTGCTGCTGTTGATTCCCTCGACGTTGGCGGCCAGCTGCGCCTTCATGATGCCGGTCGCGACCCCCCCCAACGCGATCGTCTATAGCTCGGGACGCGTGACGATGCGGCAGATGGTGAAGGCGGGCTTCGTCTTGAATCTCGTCTCTCTGGCGCTGATCGTGCTGGTGATCTCGACCATCGGGCCGCTGGTGTTTAGTTCGTTGAAGATGTGA
- a CDS encoding Dabb family protein, which yields MNTPSYADDAAQPEKLLRHVVCFKFKEDAKPADKQAVEKAFAALPSKIEQIADFEWGTNNSPEMLAQGYTHCFLVTFKSEADREAYLPHPAHKEFVELLMPHLDEAFVIDYWASK from the coding sequence ATGAATACTCCTTCGTACGCCGACGATGCGGCGCAACCTGAAAAGCTGCTGCGGCACGTCGTCTGTTTCAAGTTCAAGGAAGATGCGAAGCCGGCCGACAAGCAGGCGGTCGAAAAGGCGTTCGCCGCACTGCCGAGCAAGATCGAGCAAATCGCCGATTTTGAATGGGGCACCAACAACAGCCCCGAGATGCTCGCACAAGGCTACACCCACTGCTTCCTGGTTACCTTCAAGAGCGAAGCGGATCGCGAAGCCTATTTGCCTCACCCGGCCCACAAAGAATTTGTCGAACTGCTGATGCCCCACTTGGATGAAGCGTTCGTGATTGACTACTGGGCTTCGAAGTAG
- a CDS encoding ISAs1 family transposase: MSSSAASIQQHFADLTDPRTRKVTYPLVNIVTMSLCAVLGGADDFVAIADWAEDKKEWLSKFLDMSSGVPSHDRFNAILGALKPAEFEKCLLSWITALQEITDGQIIAIDAKTLRRGFDAASSKAAIHMVSAWATANHVSLGQVATDAKSNEITAIPKLLEIIEVSGCLVTIDAMGCQKEIAAKIVDAGGDYCLAIKGNQRYLHQAIRDHFVAAMEIDFKKLKVHRHETHEKGHGREESRYYYLCPIDADDFPYASKWKSLKAIGMTINIVKQNGKETSDVRYYIVSKYLTGKRFAEAVRGHWGIENSLHWQLDVTFSEDQSRIRKGHADINFSLLRRTSLSLLKNNKTAKVGVKNKRLKAGRNDAYLLEVLLGT, from the coding sequence ATGTCTTCTTCGGCCGCTTCGATTCAACAGCACTTTGCCGACCTGACCGATCCGCGCACGCGGAAGGTGACTTATCCGCTGGTCAACATCGTCACGATGTCGCTCTGCGCGGTGCTCGGCGGGGCGGACGATTTTGTCGCCATCGCCGATTGGGCGGAGGATAAGAAGGAGTGGCTTTCGAAGTTTCTCGACATGAGCAGCGGCGTCCCTTCGCATGATCGTTTCAACGCGATTCTCGGCGCGCTGAAGCCGGCCGAGTTCGAGAAGTGTTTGCTGAGTTGGATCACGGCGCTGCAAGAGATCACCGACGGACAAATCATCGCGATCGACGCCAAGACGTTGCGGCGCGGTTTCGACGCCGCCAGCAGCAAGGCGGCGATTCACATGGTCAGCGCCTGGGCGACCGCTAATCATGTGAGCCTCGGTCAAGTGGCGACCGACGCCAAGAGTAACGAGATCACGGCGATTCCGAAATTGCTCGAAATCATCGAGGTTTCCGGCTGTTTGGTGACGATCGACGCGATGGGTTGTCAGAAAGAGATCGCCGCCAAGATCGTCGACGCAGGCGGCGATTATTGCCTGGCGATCAAAGGAAATCAGCGTTATCTGCATCAAGCGATTCGCGATCACTTCGTCGCCGCGATGGAAATCGACTTCAAGAAGCTGAAAGTTCATCGTCACGAAACGCACGAGAAAGGGCATGGCCGCGAGGAGTCGCGCTACTATTATCTCTGCCCGATCGATGCGGATGATTTTCCGTACGCGAGCAAGTGGAAGAGCCTGAAGGCGATCGGCATGACGATCAACATCGTCAAGCAAAACGGCAAAGAGACAAGCGACGTCCGCTACTATATCGTTAGCAAATACCTCACGGGAAAACGCTTCGCCGAAGCGGTCCGTGGTCACTGGGGTATCGAGAACAGTTTGCATTGGCAACTCGACGTAACGTTCAGCGAGGACCAAAGCCGCATCCGCAAAGGACACGCCGACATCAACTTCAGCCTGCTAAGAAGAACGAGCCTGAGCCTCTTGAAGAACAACAAAACAGCCAAGGTGGGCGTGAAGAACAAGCGGCTAAAAGCGGGTCGGAACGACGCCTATCTGCTGGAAGTGTTGCTGGGGACGTGA
- a CDS encoding immunity protein Imm33 domain-containing protein: MTPSETERQWAVCEQFSATPMPCPLNLKVGIAQNVREGVEPLNGLRVKPIGDTTGWFIWAGEWSDDPSYFVPLHVEHLVSWCPQVIPYLQLPIGWRFLLAPSFEDVWFDRELAKQEESDETETES, encoded by the coding sequence ATGACTCCGTCGGAAACCGAAAGGCAGTGGGCTGTATGCGAACAATTCAGCGCCACGCCAATGCCATGTCCACTGAACCTCAAGGTGGGAATCGCACAAAACGTGCGAGAGGGTGTCGAGCCATTAAATGGTCTGCGGGTCAAACCCATTGGAGACACTACAGGATGGTTTATTTGGGCTGGCGAGTGGTCCGACGATCCTAGCTACTTTGTACCGCTCCATGTAGAGCATTTGGTTTCGTGGTGCCCACAAGTAATCCCCTATCTCCAACTTCCGATCGGCTGGCGTTTTCTACTTGCACCGTCATTTGAAGATGTATGGTTCGATCGAGAATTGGCGAAACAAGAAGAAAGTGACGAGACGGAAACAGAGTCTTGA
- a CDS encoding IS3 family transposase, translating to MPRTRDEALRWIDHGHPKLSVRRQCQLLGVQRSQLYYEPVPETAENLDLMQRINKQYLQTPFWGSRNMTTFLHQQGFAVNRKRTQRLMRIMGLKGLAPGPSTSRPAPHHPIYPYLLRDVVINRPNQVWSSDVTYIPMRHGYLYLVAVMDWFSRYVLSWRLSNSMDVEFCVAALDEALDQGTPEIFNTDQGAQFTSRQYTDRLKSSAIEISMDGRGRALDNVFIERLWRSVKYEDIYLKHYESGADCQKGLTRYFKFYSHERPHQSLGNRTPWAVHTSQRRGAKVST from the coding sequence TTGCCGAGAACTCGTGACGAGGCGCTGCGATGGATCGACCATGGTCACCCGAAACTCAGCGTTCGCAGGCAGTGTCAACTGCTGGGCGTTCAACGCTCGCAGTTGTACTACGAACCGGTTCCCGAGACGGCGGAAAACCTCGACTTGATGCAAAGGATCAACAAGCAGTACCTCCAGACGCCTTTCTGGGGCAGCCGCAACATGACCACCTTTTTGCATCAGCAAGGCTTCGCCGTCAATCGGAAGCGAACCCAGCGTTTGATGCGAATTATGGGGCTCAAAGGGCTCGCGCCGGGACCTTCCACAAGTCGACCAGCGCCGCATCATCCAATTTATCCGTACCTGCTGAGAGACGTGGTGATCAACCGCCCGAATCAGGTTTGGTCGAGCGACGTCACGTACATTCCGATGCGGCATGGATATCTGTATCTGGTCGCGGTGATGGATTGGTTCAGCCGTTACGTTTTGTCGTGGCGATTGTCGAACAGCATGGACGTCGAGTTCTGCGTAGCCGCCTTGGACGAGGCGTTGGATCAAGGAACGCCGGAGATTTTCAACACGGATCAAGGAGCTCAATTCACCAGTCGCCAGTATACGGATCGATTGAAGTCCAGCGCGATCGAGATCAGCATGGACGGTCGCGGCCGGGCGTTGGACAACGTTTTCATCGAAAGGTTATGGAGAAGCGTGAAATACGAAGACATCTACCTCAAGCATTACGAGTCAGGCGCCGATTGTCAGAAAGGACTGACTCGGTATTTCAAATTCTATAGCCACGAACGTCCTCATCAGTCGCTGGGCAATCGAACCCCATGGGCGGTCCACACCAGCCAGCGACGGGGAGCCAAGGTATCCACCTAA
- a CDS encoding T6SS immunity protein Tdi1 domain-containing protein has translation MASVDEPTVCSVLKNLGGKTFNDGLYRVLRADEVEEATEAGCLAFPELAQHITVFGYDWLGRQFAADAGRRSKGMPQVLMLGFGTGSALQIPVDPIAFHNDELVDYPDDALAKPFFLQWQAAARAKLKHYQCAGYKVPLFLGGAGDVDNLEVTDLSVYWHLCGQLRN, from the coding sequence ATGGCAAGCGTCGACGAACCAACGGTTTGCTCGGTGTTGAAGAATCTTGGCGGAAAAACGTTTAACGATGGTCTCTACCGAGTACTTCGAGCTGACGAAGTTGAGGAAGCCACAGAAGCAGGATGTCTTGCTTTTCCCGAGTTAGCGCAACACATCACGGTGTTTGGCTATGATTGGCTAGGAAGGCAGTTTGCCGCCGATGCCGGACGACGATCGAAAGGAATGCCCCAAGTCTTGATGCTCGGATTTGGCACCGGGTCGGCGTTGCAAATCCCTGTCGACCCCATCGCGTTCCATAACGATGAGCTTGTCGACTACCCTGACGATGCTCTCGCGAAGCCGTTCTTTCTACAATGGCAAGCGGCAGCAAGAGCGAAGCTGAAGCATTATCAGTGCGCTGGTTACAAGGTGCCGCTTTTTCTTGGTGGCGCCGGCGACGTCGATAACCTGGAAGTCACCGATCTTTCGGTTTATTGGCACTTGTGCGGGCAGCTTCGCAATTAG
- a CDS encoding polymorphic toxin-type HINT domain-containing protein produces the protein MSSSPIARTPSPRVPWLYLAGCLLILAGALPAIWKWSTPADAQANNVVAEDSSLRFQDIETVRVGQRVVTDVAAADRPLKTSVDPATWKRVTIAAETVDAAGHPDRIVAQTLASPDWLEIWEVKLGAKIPFPFDLIEMGIPPETEGEVTAIDPCPTIPDAPGQVILSTISHQNHDIWELDVESVSGQRDTLRATGFHPFYSVDRDDHVQVYQLKEGELLQGADDLVTLKSKRRIPGYHQVFNFTVEADHVYRVGHLGVLVHNNVPCGPGGTPKGISNVPGKDFTPNPSITKPYSRPRGAGPTAEQRRAVQGKPCVECGKVTPNQVADHKDPLSVQYYREGKVDVAKQSAVDAVQAHCPTCSARQGGLLSAFVKRMKILLGL, from the coding sequence ATGTCTTCTTCACCAATAGCTCGAACTCCCTCACCGCGAGTCCCCTGGCTCTACCTCGCCGGCTGCCTGCTCATTTTGGCGGGCGCGTTGCCGGCGATTTGGAAGTGGTCGACGCCGGCCGACGCCCAGGCGAATAATGTCGTCGCCGAAGACTCGTCGCTGCGCTTTCAAGACATTGAGACCGTCCGGGTTGGGCAGCGGGTCGTAACCGACGTCGCCGCGGCCGATCGCCCTTTAAAAACGTCGGTCGATCCAGCGACCTGGAAGCGGGTGACGATCGCCGCCGAAACCGTCGACGCCGCCGGGCACCCTGATCGGATCGTAGCGCAGACGCTCGCTTCGCCCGATTGGCTAGAGATCTGGGAAGTCAAACTGGGCGCCAAAATCCCGTTCCCGTTCGATCTGATCGAAATGGGAATTCCGCCCGAGACCGAAGGCGAAGTCACGGCGATCGATCCCTGCCCGACGATACCCGACGCGCCTGGCCAGGTCATCCTCTCCACGATCAGCCACCAAAACCACGACATCTGGGAACTCGACGTCGAATCGGTCAGCGGCCAACGCGACACGCTACGTGCGACCGGCTTTCATCCCTTCTACAGCGTTGACCGAGACGATCATGTCCAGGTCTATCAGCTGAAGGAAGGAGAACTGCTGCAAGGCGCCGATGATCTTGTCACGCTGAAGTCGAAACGCAGGATCCCGGGCTACCACCAGGTTTTCAACTTTACGGTGGAGGCGGATCATGTCTATCGTGTTGGGCATCTGGGCGTGTTGGTGCATAATAATGTGCCTTGTGGTCCGGGTGGGACGCCAAAAGGAATTTCGAACGTTCCCGGCAAAGATTTTACGCCCAATCCAAGCATAACAAAGCCGTATTCACGCCCCAGAGGAGCTGGGCCAACTGCAGAACAGCGCAGAGCCGTGCAGGGAAAGCCATGTGTTGAGTGCGGCAAGGTTACGCCCAATCAAGTTGCTGACCATAAGGATCCGTTATCCGTTCAATATTATCGTGAGGGTAAGGTGGACGTCGCTAAACAATCGGCAGTAGACGCCGTTCAAGCACATTGTCCGACTTGTTCGGCGAGGCAGGGCGGGCTACTGTCAGCATTTGTCAAACGCATGAAGATTCTACTAGGATTGTGA
- a CDS encoding polymorphic toxin-type HINT domain-containing protein, whose amino-acid sequence METAMSSSPIARTPSPRVPWLYLAGCLLILAGALPAIWKWSTPADAQAXNVVAEDSSLRFQDIETVRVGQRVVTDVAAADRPLKTSVDPATWKRVTIAAETVDAAGHPDRIVAQTLASPDWLEIWEVKLGAKIPFPFDLIEMGIPPETEGEVTAIDPCPTIPDAPGQVILSTISHQNHDXWXLDVXSVSGQRDTLRATGFHPFYSVDRDDHVQVYQLKEGELLQGADDLVTLKSKRRIPGYHQVFNFTVEADHVYRVGHLGVLVHNNVPCGPGGVPNGTRLTQRADEIHSVLNHRAAKNGRTTAVLETSGGDIVGGGVRDLSPAQRAALRPGEIASKLTGEHAEITALQEALNRGLKPKSIGTSRDFCDDCLKKLQEAGARITSPRSAVWD is encoded by the coding sequence ATGGAGACCGCCATGTCTTCTTCACCAATAGCTCGAACTCCCTCACCGCGAGTCCCCTGGCTCTACCTCGCCGGCTGCCTGCTCATTTTGGCGGGCGCGTTGCCGGCGATTTGGAAGTGGTCGACGCCGGCCGACGCCCAGGCGNATAATGTCGTCGCCGAAGACTCGTCGCTGCGCTTTCAAGACATTGAGACCGTCCGGGTTGGGCAGCGGGTCGTAACCGACGTCGCCGCGGCCGATCGCCCTTTAAAAACGTCGGTCGATCCAGCGACCTGGAAGCGGGTGACGATCGCCGCCGAAACCGTCGACGCCGCCGGGCACCCTGATCGGATCGTAGCGCAGACGCTCGCTTCGCCCGATTGGCTAGAGATCTGGGAAGTCAAACTGGGCGCCAAAATCCCGTTCCCGTTCGATCTGATCGAAATGGGAATTCCGCCCGAGACCGAAGGCGAAGTCACGGCGATCGATCCCTGCCCGACGATACCCGACGCGCCNGGCCAGGTCATCCTCTCCACGATCAGCCACCAAAACCACGACNTCTGGGANCTCGACGTCGANTCGGTCAGCGGCCAACGCGACACGCTACGTGCGACCGGCTTTCATCCCTTCTACAGCGTTGACCGAGACGATCATGTCCAGGTCTATCAGCTGAAGGAAGGAGAACTGCTGCAAGGCGCCGATGATCTTGTCACGCTGAAGTCGAAACGCAGGATCCCGGGCTACCACCAGGTTTTCAACTTTACGGTGGAGGCGGATCATGTCTATCGTGTTGGGCATCTGGGCGTGTTGGTGCATAATAATGTGCCTTGTGGTCCGGGTGGCGTTCCAAACGGGACACGGTTGACGCAACGGGCGGATGAAATTCATTCAGTGCTTAACCATCGAGCCGCAAAAAATGGGCGCACTACCGCCGTTTTGGAAACATCGGGCGGGGACATCGTTGGGGGTGGTGTTCGCGACCTTAGTCCAGCTCAACGTGCGGCACTGAGACCCGGTGAAATAGCTTCAAAACTTACTGGTGAGCATGCCGAGATTACAGCACTTCAAGAGGCACTAAACAGGGGGCTCAAGCCAAAATCCATTGGAACATCTCGTGATTTTTGCGATGACTGCCTCAAGAAGTTGCAAGAGGCAGGTGCGAGGATTACCAGTCCAAGATCTGCTGTTTGGGATTGA
- a CDS encoding SDR family NAD(P)-dependent oxidoreductase, translating into MRPTGSVQFDNSGRVVLVTGGAGGIGLAICQAFAASGATVYAVDVAEPEGELPAKLISGDVSKREECRRVIAQVVEEAGAIDVLVNNAAIQPPASYKAIDELSTETWDKMVAINLSGYAYMAMETAAVMRKQQSGVIVNMASAQAHRTAREVPAYGPIKAANVMQAKQWGVELAREGVRVVSVSPGAVGTPLLRASLAQQGGEESLANRHPLGRIGEPPEIAAAVLWLASEGASFITATDIEVDGGLGAFAAFADPFSVATLPGKNDC; encoded by the coding sequence ATGCGACCTACTGGTTCCGTTCAATTTGACAACTCCGGCCGCGTGGTGCTTGTGACCGGAGGCGCCGGAGGTATCGGGTTGGCGATCTGTCAGGCCTTCGCCGCTTCGGGCGCCACCGTTTATGCGGTCGACGTCGCCGAGCCCGAGGGAGAACTGCCGGCCAAGCTGATCTCCGGCGACGTCTCGAAGCGGGAAGAATGCCGCCGCGTAATCGCCCAGGTAGTCGAAGAGGCGGGGGCGATTGACGTGCTGGTCAACAACGCCGCGATCCAGCCGCCTGCGTCTTATAAAGCGATCGACGAGTTGTCGACCGAGACCTGGGACAAGATGGTGGCGATCAATCTCTCCGGATACGCCTATATGGCGATGGAAACGGCGGCTGTCATGCGGAAGCAGCAGAGCGGGGTGATCGTCAACATGGCGAGCGCCCAGGCGCATCGAACCGCTCGCGAAGTGCCGGCCTATGGGCCGATCAAAGCGGCCAATGTGATGCAGGCCAAACAATGGGGAGTTGAACTGGCGCGCGAAGGTGTGCGGGTCGTATCGGTTTCTCCTGGAGCGGTGGGAACTCCGCTATTGCGGGCGTCGCTCGCTCAGCAAGGAGGCGAAGAGTCGTTGGCCAATCGTCATCCGCTAGGGCGGATCGGCGAACCGCCGGAAATTGCGGCGGCGGTGCTTTGGTTAGCAAGCGAAGGAGCCTCCTTCATAACCGCTACAGATATCGAGGTCGATGGTGGGTTGGGCGCATTTGCCGCTTTTGCCGACCCTTTTTCCGTTGCCACCCTGCCTGGGAAGAACGACTGCTGA
- a CDS encoding OprO/OprP family phosphate-selective porin: MSKFTNKLASAVAAGLSLFGATTLVSPVLAQDTYFSSYAAEQYAASPQDDFSRRLMDLERRIDQLDAAPPQMAPPAPASAMPNMQSIQNVPAGNVSHLLERIERLEANQNAQTAILEKAATYEPPTKPTFKIGGRVHLDTWDFPTNTPGIGFFENPSTGNDPDNRWAFRRLRIEMKGDIFETMEWRMQVDFADPSEPAIKDAYLGWNELPGNTTVLLGNQKRPLGLDHLNSSRFNIFMERPLVVEAFNEDARRLGLCVYSYSDDEMYNWRYGIFNLENISQSGAYIGDAFQGSGNARLASSPWYDYSSGGRGWYHWAIAGMVANPDGDALSTAPNSNEARFRTRPEARSSNRWINTDRIADCHWYEILGVESMLNVGAWNFCGEYQVNWLQRDAGRSDLNFHGGYLQVGYFLTGEHMVLDRKSGTLSRVQPYENFFLVPDCYGGCGGGWGAWQVAARISYLDLTDQDIQGGLETNATLGLNWYWTSHSKMQFNAIYGDISEHAPVNGYTGGNFWILGCRFMVDF, from the coding sequence ATGTCGAAGTTTACGAATAAGCTTGCTAGCGCGGTCGCAGCGGGCCTTTCCCTGTTTGGCGCCACGACGCTCGTTTCGCCAGTTCTCGCTCAAGACACCTATTTCAGCAGCTACGCCGCCGAGCAATACGCGGCGTCGCCCCAAGACGATTTCAGTCGTCGGCTTATGGATCTCGAGCGACGGATCGACCAACTCGACGCGGCGCCTCCGCAAATGGCGCCGCCGGCTCCGGCCAGTGCGATGCCAAACATGCAGAGCATCCAAAATGTGCCGGCTGGCAACGTTTCGCATCTGTTGGAGCGGATTGAACGACTGGAGGCCAACCAAAACGCTCAGACGGCGATTCTTGAGAAGGCGGCCACTTACGAGCCGCCAACCAAGCCGACGTTCAAGATCGGCGGTCGCGTCCACCTCGATACGTGGGATTTCCCGACAAATACGCCGGGGATTGGGTTCTTCGAGAATCCATCGACAGGGAACGACCCCGATAATCGTTGGGCTTTCCGTCGTCTCCGGATCGAAATGAAGGGGGACATCTTCGAAACGATGGAGTGGCGGATGCAGGTCGACTTTGCCGATCCGTCGGAACCTGCGATCAAAGACGCCTACCTGGGATGGAATGAACTGCCCGGCAACACGACCGTCTTGTTGGGCAACCAGAAGCGTCCGCTTGGTTTGGATCACTTGAATAGCTCGCGATTCAACATCTTCATGGAGCGCCCGCTGGTGGTGGAAGCGTTCAATGAGGACGCTCGTCGCCTGGGGCTTTGTGTTTACAGCTACTCCGATGATGAAATGTACAACTGGCGGTACGGCATCTTCAATCTCGAGAACATCTCGCAGAGCGGCGCCTACATCGGCGACGCGTTCCAAGGCAGCGGCAACGCCCGCCTGGCGAGCAGCCCTTGGTATGACTATTCCTCAGGCGGTCGCGGTTGGTACCACTGGGCGATCGCGGGTATGGTCGCTAATCCCGATGGCGACGCCCTCTCGACGGCGCCCAATAGCAACGAAGCCCGCTTTCGGACGCGTCCCGAAGCACGCTCCAGCAACCGCTGGATCAATACGGACCGGATCGCGGATTGTCACTGGTACGAAATCCTCGGCGTTGAATCGATGCTGAACGTTGGCGCCTGGAACTTCTGCGGCGAATACCAGGTCAACTGGCTGCAACGCGACGCTGGACGTTCGGACCTCAACTTCCATGGCGGTTACTTGCAGGTCGGCTATTTCCTGACCGGCGAGCACATGGTCTTGGATCGCAAGAGCGGTACGCTGAGTCGCGTTCAGCCGTACGAGAACTTCTTCCTGGTGCCCGATTGCTACGGCGGTTGCGGCGGAGGTTGGGGCGCCTGGCAGGTGGCGGCTCGCATCTCGTACTTGGACCTGACCGATCAAGATATCCAGGGTGGTCTGGAGACGAACGCGACGCTCGGCCTGAACTGGTACTGGACTTCGCACTCGAAGATGCAGTTTAACGCCATCTACGGCGACATCAGCGAACATGCTCCGGTCAATGGATACACGGGAGGCAACTTCTGGATTCTCGGTTGCCGGTTCATGGTCGACTTCTAA